One window of the Thermodesulfobacteriota bacterium genome contains the following:
- the rpsM gene encoding 30S ribosomal protein S13 produces the protein MARIAGVDIPKNKKIGTALTYIYGIGPTAALKILEEARVSPDLRTNTLTEDQVARIRDVIDANFR, from the coding sequence TTGGCACGTATAGCGGGAGTGGACATTCCCAAGAACAAGAAGATCGGGACGGCCTTGACGTACATCTACGGGATCGGCCCGACCGCCGCGCTGAAGATCCTCGAGGAGGCGCGCGTGTCCCCCGATCTCCGGACGAACACGCTGACCGAGGACCAGGTGGCGCGGATCCGCGACGTCATCGACGCAAATTTCCGCG